From one Desulfonatronum sp. SC1 genomic stretch:
- a CDS encoding ABC transporter substrate-binding protein yields the protein MKKQLVAFIATLALLCVTGAASAGQPIKIGAFFALSGPAAFIGTPTKLVAEMAVDQINQAGGINGRPLELVIADTESDPQKALLAARRLVERERVTALVGPTRTDTGMAVKAYLHQRQMPTVMTVGGDPVIMGGRFGDFDWIFKSPQRSSVAVSRVYEYLQSQGVTKVGLLTASDGFGRDGLTWLTSLAEEFGITITADEQFAPTDTDMTTQLVKIRATNPEFIICWTIGPAAALVSKNVQQLGLTIPLMHCHGIPDPKYLELAGDAAEGTYMPSTKLMAADQLPDDDPQKAVVNEFIRLYRDVYDFERQYPLNTHSGYAWDALMLIANALREVGPDNPAAIRDAIRQTSGFVGVSGIFTLSEEDHNGLDTDSLIIVKVDQGRWVMQ from the coding sequence ATGAAAAAACAGCTTGTTGCCTTTATCGCGACCCTGGCTCTGCTCTGCGTTACCGGGGCCGCTTCCGCCGGACAGCCCATCAAGATCGGCGCGTTCTTCGCCCTCTCCGGACCGGCGGCGTTCATCGGAACCCCCACCAAGCTGGTGGCGGAAATGGCGGTGGATCAGATCAACCAGGCCGGAGGGATCAACGGCCGACCCCTGGAACTGGTCATCGCGGATACGGAGAGCGATCCCCAGAAGGCCCTGCTGGCCGCCCGCCGACTGGTGGAGCGGGAGCGGGTCACGGCCCTGGTCGGACCGACCCGCACGGACACCGGCATGGCGGTCAAGGCCTATCTGCATCAGCGTCAAATGCCCACAGTGATGACCGTGGGCGGGGATCCGGTGATCATGGGCGGACGTTTCGGGGACTTCGACTGGATATTCAAAAGCCCGCAACGCTCCTCCGTGGCCGTGAGCCGGGTTTATGAGTATTTGCAAAGCCAGGGCGTGACCAAGGTCGGCCTGCTCACGGCCAGCGACGGCTTCGGTCGGGACGGGCTGACCTGGTTGACCAGTCTGGCCGAGGAATTCGGGATCACCATCACGGCCGACGAGCAGTTCGCCCCCACGGATACGGACATGACCACCCAACTGGTCAAAATCCGGGCCACGAATCCGGAATTCATCATCTGCTGGACCATCGGCCCGGCCGCGGCCCTGGTCAGTAAGAACGTCCAGCAACTTGGGCTGACCATCCCCCTGATGCACTGCCACGGAATTCCGGACCCCAAGTATCTTGAGCTTGCCGGTGACGCCGCCGAGGGCACCTACATGCCGTCCACCAAGCTGATGGCCGCCGACCAGCTTCCGGACGACGATCCGCAGAAGGCCGTGGTCAACGAGTTTATCCGGCTTTATCGCGACGTTTACGATTTCGAACGCCAGTATCCCCTGAACACCCATTCCGGCTACGCCTGGGACGCGCTCATGCTCATCGCCAACGCCCTGCGCGAGGTCGGCCCGGACAATCCCGCGGCCATCCGGGACGCCATCCGCCAAACCTCCGGCTTTGTCGGAGTCAGCGGCATCTTCACCTTGTCCGAGGAAGACCACAACGGACTGGACACCGACTCCCTGATCATCGTCAAGGTGGATCAGGGCCGCTGGGTGATGCAGTAA